One Sodalinema gerasimenkoae IPPAS B-353 DNA segment encodes these proteins:
- a CDS encoding filamentous hemagglutinin N-terminal domain-containing protein: MKVSPFAPLSLLLLLSVSPSASLAQIIPDQTLPNPSQVIPEGNQLRLQGGTSADGNLFHSFEQFSIPSGSEAIFENGPEIQRIFSRVTGEFPSTLDGRLSSQGTADLFLLNPNGILFGDNAQLNLGGSFYASSGEFIEFADGRRFSAATPSSSILSVSVPVGLGFGSNPGPVVNRSQALNEQGETVGLSLNPGASLGLSGGQVEMPGGRVTVRDGQVALATVAEGQLSLRMDEGLASGQVVGRILLTDGAIVDTSGPAGGGIWVLGDRLRVQNDSQMLADTSGAGNGQGIYLNLGDLVVIDNSLISTSSFGSGRSGNLNVLAERITIDGAGDLQSSLERLFALEVIEKPQQVGIGLYAMAFAEGMAGDINLRADSLQLTNASFISTTTVAEGQGGVINAEITNALLLDGSQMIAETLGNGNAGAVNLRAGNIIIRDGGGIFVSTFRDGDGGTANLQARDTIELTGTTPNGLFNSGIGSNAFSEATTRAGTINLDAREIILRDGGSIGTVTFGAAQAGTIVIRSRDRVEVSGLSAEGNNPTNIASRSEGSGAAGDIEITTGRFVLRDGAEVLSSTSDSGAAGRLTVRASESALISGGVVTRNAEGEPIVLRSGLRSNSTLERLPAPVSLSEADVLGAAGDVTVVTPELRLEDGGQIVVSSVGEGERGGNLTLEAPRLRLVNGSRLVAETASDVGGNISINSQDLRLSNQSSISTNALGAATGGNIQIDTATLLALENSDITANAQEGAGGQVQISAQGVFGTQVRDRLTDESDITASSERGAEFSGLVEIASPDTQLDSSLVELASEFIPVDQLVADSCLTRTTAAGQFTVTGTGGLPETPFDASAGRYSLLGVVGGEETHPTASSPETPSNASETPEKWQLGQPIQEAQGIQETADGRLWLGRPQRRDRPCGS, encoded by the coding sequence ATGAAAGTGTCCCCCTTTGCGCCCCTGTCTCTGTTGCTACTGCTGAGTGTGTCTCCCTCAGCGAGTCTGGCCCAAATTATCCCAGATCAGACCCTTCCCAATCCCTCTCAGGTGATTCCCGAGGGGAACCAACTACGCCTCCAGGGGGGAACTTCAGCCGACGGGAATCTCTTTCATAGTTTTGAGCAGTTCTCAATTCCCAGTGGGAGTGAGGCTATTTTTGAGAATGGCCCCGAGATTCAACGCATCTTTAGCCGCGTCACTGGGGAGTTTCCTTCAACCTTAGATGGCCGCCTCTCCAGCCAGGGAACTGCCGATTTGTTTCTCCTCAACCCCAATGGCATTCTGTTTGGTGACAATGCCCAATTGAACCTAGGTGGCTCATTTTACGCCAGTAGTGGTGAATTTATTGAATTTGCCGATGGTCGTCGCTTTAGTGCCGCCACACCCTCATCTAGCATCCTCTCCGTGAGCGTTCCGGTGGGGTTGGGGTTCGGCTCCAATCCGGGGCCAGTGGTCAATCGCTCTCAAGCCTTGAATGAGCAGGGGGAGACTGTCGGTTTGAGCCTCAATCCGGGGGCCAGCTTGGGCCTGAGTGGGGGTCAGGTGGAGATGCCGGGGGGACGGGTGACGGTACGGGATGGTCAGGTGGCCTTGGCCACAGTGGCTGAGGGCCAATTGTCTTTGAGGATGGATGAGGGACTCGCATCGGGCCAAGTGGTGGGGCGGATTCTGCTGACGGATGGGGCTATCGTCGATACCAGTGGCCCCGCAGGAGGGGGGATTTGGGTTCTGGGCGATCGCCTCCGGGTTCAAAACGACTCGCAAATGTTGGCTGATACCTCTGGAGCGGGGAATGGCCAGGGAATTTATCTGAATCTGGGGGATTTGGTGGTGATTGATAATTCCCTAATTTCCACATCGAGTTTTGGGTCCGGGCGATCAGGAAATCTCAATGTGTTAGCGGAGCGGATCACCATTGATGGGGCCGGGGATTTGCAGTCAAGTTTAGAGCGCCTGTTTGCCCTAGAGGTCATTGAAAAACCTCAACAGGTGGGGATTGGCTTATATGCGATGGCCTTCGCTGAGGGGATGGCGGGAGATATTAACCTGCGGGCTGATTCTCTGCAACTGACCAATGCCTCGTTTATCTCCACCACAACGGTGGCGGAAGGACAGGGAGGAGTGATCAATGCTGAGATTACGAATGCTCTGTTATTAGATGGCTCTCAGATGATTGCTGAAACCCTGGGGAATGGTAATGCTGGGGCGGTGAATCTACGGGCTGGCAATATTATTATCCGGGATGGTGGGGGAATTTTTGTCTCCACCTTTCGGGATGGGGATGGGGGAACAGCCAATCTCCAGGCTCGCGATACCATCGAGCTTACCGGGACAACTCCCAATGGCTTGTTTAATTCCGGGATTGGCTCTAATGCGTTTTCCGAGGCGACGACTCGCGCCGGAACCATTAACTTGGATGCCCGAGAGATTATTCTACGGGATGGGGGGTCTATTGGAACGGTGACCTTTGGGGCGGCCCAAGCTGGGACGATTGTAATTCGGTCTCGCGATCGCGTCGAAGTGAGTGGTCTCAGTGCGGAGGGGAATAATCCCACCAATATCGCCAGTCGTAGTGAGGGCAGTGGGGCCGCCGGAGATATTGAGATTACAACTGGGCGTTTTGTCTTGCGAGATGGAGCTGAGGTATTAAGCTCCACCTCCGATAGTGGTGCAGCGGGACGGTTGACGGTTCGGGCCTCGGAGTCGGCTTTGATTTCAGGGGGAGTCGTGACGAGGAATGCAGAAGGGGAACCCATCGTCTTACGCAGCGGGTTACGCTCAAATTCGACCCTAGAACGCCTGCCAGCACCGGTGTCGTTGTCGGAGGCGGATGTGTTGGGGGCGGCGGGAGATGTCACAGTGGTGACACCGGAGTTGCGGCTAGAAGATGGCGGACAGATTGTAGTTAGTAGTGTGGGGGAAGGGGAACGGGGAGGTAATTTAACCCTAGAGGCTCCTCGCTTACGGTTAGTGAATGGGAGTCGGTTGGTGGCGGAAACGGCCTCGGATGTGGGAGGGAATATCTCCATCAACTCCCAGGATTTACGGCTGTCTAATCAAAGTTCTATTTCTACCAATGCCCTTGGGGCCGCTACGGGAGGGAATATCCAGATCGATACGGCGACGCTGTTGGCGTTGGAGAATAGTGATATCACCGCGAATGCTCAGGAGGGAGCGGGAGGACAGGTGCAAATTTCCGCCCAAGGGGTGTTTGGGACTCAGGTGCGCGATCGCCTCACCGATGAGAGTGATATTACGGCAAGCTCGGAACGGGGGGCCGAGTTTAGTGGCTTGGTGGAAATCGCTAGTCCCGATACCCAACTGGATTCTTCTCTGGTGGAGTTGGCCAGTGAGTTTATCCCCGTCGATCAGCTCGTGGCCGATAGTTGTCTGACACGAACCACGGCGGCGGGCCAGTTTACGGTGACGGGAACGGGAGGCTTACCGGAAACCCCCTTTGATGCCTCGGCGGGGCGTTATTCCCTATTGGGGGTTGTGGGAGGAGAGGAGACTCATCCCACAGCTTCCTCCCCTGAGACCCCTTCTAACGCCTCCGAGACTCCCGAGAAATGGCAGTTGGGGCAACCGATTCAGGAGGCCCAAGGCATCCAAGAAACTGCCGATGGACGGCTGTGGCTGGGTCGTCCTCAACGGCGCGATCGCCCCTGTGGGTCTTAA